The Thermoleophilaceae bacterium genome window below encodes:
- a CDS encoding glycosyltransferase family 1 protein, with product MPHIGLNLVFLVPGETGGMEVYARNLIESLGRVRPDLRLTAFVNRNAAGAPGPWREIECVTVPVDSRSRVQWVVGEQLLLPPKARRARIDLLHSPANLAPAWGGFTRILTVHDLIHRTFPEAHAGVRAKVLGVIMPLGIRRSHRLIADSRATRDDLVKLLHEREEKIDVVPLGLGEAHPERALPEAELRDKLRLGDRPVALSLSAKRPHKNLIRLLDALASIPSERRPVLVIPGYITWHERELEEHARRLGIEDDVRLLGWVEEAEIEALYAAAGCFVFPSLYEGFGLPVLEAMQRGVPVACSDRTSLPEVAGGAALMFDPERPDEIAGAIHKLLHDPAEADRLREAGRARAAEFSWETTARLTAESYERALAR from the coding sequence GTGCCCCACATCGGCCTCAACCTCGTGTTCCTCGTGCCCGGGGAGACCGGCGGCATGGAGGTGTACGCGCGCAACCTGATCGAGTCGCTCGGGCGTGTGCGGCCCGACCTGCGGCTCACCGCGTTCGTGAACCGCAACGCGGCGGGCGCGCCCGGGCCGTGGAGGGAGATCGAGTGCGTGACCGTGCCGGTGGATTCGCGCAGCCGCGTGCAGTGGGTGGTCGGGGAGCAGCTGCTGCTGCCGCCGAAGGCGAGGCGCGCGCGGATCGACCTGCTGCACAGCCCGGCCAACCTCGCGCCGGCGTGGGGCGGCTTCACCCGGATCCTCACGGTGCACGACCTGATCCACCGCACCTTCCCCGAGGCCCACGCCGGAGTGCGGGCGAAGGTGCTCGGCGTGATCATGCCGCTCGGCATCCGGCGCTCGCACCGCCTGATCGCCGACTCGCGCGCCACCCGTGACGACCTCGTGAAGCTCCTCCACGAACGCGAGGAGAAGATCGACGTGGTGCCGCTCGGCCTCGGCGAGGCGCATCCGGAGCGCGCGCTGCCTGAGGCGGAGCTGCGCGACAAGCTGCGGCTCGGCGACCGCCCCGTGGCCCTCTCCCTCTCCGCCAAGCGCCCGCACAAGAACCTGATCCGGCTGCTCGACGCGCTCGCGAGCATCCCGAGCGAGCGCCGTCCGGTGCTGGTGATCCCCGGCTACATCACGTGGCACGAGCGGGAGCTGGAGGAGCACGCGCGCAGGCTCGGAATCGAGGACGACGTGCGGCTGCTCGGCTGGGTGGAAGAGGCCGAGATCGAGGCGCTCTACGCGGCGGCCGGCTGCTTCGTGTTCCCCTCGCTGTACGAGGGCTTCGGCCTACCGGTGCTCGAGGCGATGCAGCGCGGCGTGCCGGTGGCCTGCTCGGATCGCACCTCGCTCCCCGAAGTGGCCGGCGGGGCGGCGCTGATGTTCGATCCGGAGCGCCCCGATGAGATCGCGGGGGCGATTCACAAGCTGCTCCACGACCCGGCCGAGGCGGACCGGCTGCGAGAGGCCGGACGCGCGCGAGCCGCCGAGTTCAGCTGGGAGACCACAGCGAGGCTCACCGCCGAGAGCTACGAGCGCGCACTCGCCCGGTAG